Below is a genomic region from Henckelia pumila isolate YLH828 chromosome 3, ASM3356847v2, whole genome shotgun sequence.
TCATACTCTTTGCTGCAAGGCAAGAACATCTTTCTTCTTTATGAGTAACCTTTGTTTTTCAACAATGAATAAGGGCCGACTGCAACGGCCGTAGTCTGTATACAGTCGAAGTTCTTTAAGACGTATATCACGAATAATTCCAACTTCTGTATTGACATCCAcctataataaatttaatgcaCTCAAAATTTCATGTTTCTAAATGAAAAAAGATACAAAGAATTCAAGTAATCGGATGTTTCACCTGTCTCCTCAGTTGTTTGAGAGTCTTGACCAACAGCTCTGGGTGACGGTGAATGCCAATCCAGCTACCGTTAACAAATATCTTGGTAGCTTGAGGAATCACCGCTGGTGATATTTCCTATTCGCATACATAAATAACAAGATTAATGGTGCATGAATTATATAAGAAGTACAAAAAATATCTTTGGAAATGTTTGGACCTCGAAATTCTCTGTACTCCACTCGTCCAAAAACTCTAGAATGGGGTTCGCTGCTGATCCCACTGTTATGTACACCATAAGTGCTAGGTTCTTTACCAGTCCACATGCCTGAAATTGAACCAGTGTAAACTACCAAATcataataacacataatcaTAGGTGAGTTCATAATATTACCTGTCCTTCAGGTGTTTCTGCAGGACACATCATGCCCCAATGGGAATTGTGCAGTTGTCTCGGTTTAGCCAATTTACCTAGTTTTAAGAATGAGCAAGCAAATATAAAGAACAGGAAATGACAATATCAAAATGATCAGAGAAGTCGAAAGGCTGACCTTCACGACCGATTGGTGAGTTTAATCTTCTTAGATGGGAAAGTGTTGAGGCGTAAGTCAAACGATTAAGAACCTGGTCCGACAAATGCAGATGAACAAAAATATAATGGTAATGATGATGAATATTTTCTTGATGAACTGAATAAAATACCTGAGAAACTCCTGCTCTAGTGCCGGCAGCATTTGCTTGCCCCCAGTTCCCGGTAGCAAGAGAATACTTGAGCCCACTTGTAATTGTTTTGGCTTTGATTGCTAGTTGTAAATTTACATCCTTCCCATTTTCGATGCACTGGTTCATTCACAGAATTGCTAAACATCAAGTCATAGGagcattaaatttaaaaaaaatacaatcagATTTTCTAAGATGCCTTTAAATAATGGAACCTTTTGAACATGAGATCTCACATCCCTGATTAATTTTCGGAACAACTGCACCAACACCAATGGATTACCACATGAATTTCATCAAATTTGTCCAAAAAATACCCAACATTAAAATTTCAGACCGTCCTAAATAAACCGCCAAGTAAAGGACCAGCAAGGTCCAGTCTCTTGTTTGCGTAGTGATCGCGATCATCTTCTGGCCTTCTTCCAATGACACAAAGTAAGAGTCTCTGGATTATATATCTGGAAAGACCAAACCTATCAGTTTCAGAATTTTAGCATATAGGTCTAGTTGAGCGACCATATGTGTCGAAACTAACCCAAAATAATAAGCTTTCTTTGTTTCACAGTACTCCTCAGTCCCAACATGAGGAAGCATTTCTCTTTGGAGTATTTCTTTGGCATACCTGTCCAGGATCAGAGTGTTCTCAAGCATCAGAATTTAATAGTATTACACATTATTCTGTTTTTTGCATCAATTAATTTGATGCATACTTGATTCTTTTATCTCTTGTAACACCAATCGTAGATCCTCTCTTTCCAATGTAGTCGAGAGCAACCTACCAAAAGCATGTTTCAACAGCTCAAGCAACTACTTAGGGGCTATACATAACAAAAATGTCAATAAATACCTGTTGGTTTTGGATCACAAATGCCTCTTCCAAGGAAGGCCTAAGCAATTCCATCATTTGGACGTCGTTAAAATCATAGCAAATATGTTCTAAAATATCTTTGTCCGCGACAAAGCCTAATGCACGGAAAACAATTATGATAGGAATTTCAGTCCTAATGTATGGGAGTGTAGCGCGAATGTACTGCCCTGAGGATCCCTGCATAACAAATGTGTAAGCTCGCATTCAAATTTAAGTCCATAAAGCACAAGAAATTTATTATTCATATGATCTTGAGGAATTTCGATTACCCCTTTAGCACCGGATCTAGACAGCATCCTAACAAACATACTGCTGGGTACCTTGCTTTGAGACTCAACTACAGATCTTACTTCAGCAACATACGAATACTTGTTAGGTTGTCGTTTCTTGAACACATAAACATGATTGCTGCTCATCTTTTCCTGAGCTAAAAGGACTTTCTCGCTGCCATTTATTATGAAATATCCACCTTGATCATAAGGGCACTCTCCCAACTCTGTTAAGTCTTTCTCGGATAGACGATACAAACTACAATAGCTTGAACGAAGCATTATTGGAACCTAAAGGCACGGTAACATACAAGAGAAATTCTTCAATTTCCAGATCCATAAGGATAAATGAAATGGATTATGACTCGACAGCTTAAGTACCTTTCCAATGAAAACTTTGGTGAATTCTTGAGTTTCAGCGACTTCTTCGCAGTCATAACCCCTTTTTATGATACTCTTGTTGACATCCACGTACAATGGCGAAGAGTAACTCAAGTTTCTTAATCTCGCGGCTTTCGGATACAATGTGTTAGTCTCCCCATCAGACTCTGTCATCATAGGTTTACTCAGGTATATCTGGCCGAAGTTAATCCTATAGATTGTCTGAAAAAcagtttaaaattaaaatattttaaccaAACACCACAAGCCTCTATTTTTGCCTGTTTCCATCCACACAATCCAATATAGTTCTTTGAAACTTTTTGCAGCAGAGAAAAAAATCCAATGAAAAGATAAACAAATTACACATTAATGTCAATCCAAATTTTTTTACACAACTATTTAGAATCAAGTCATAATTCTTAGAACAAATTGCACCCGCCCGCCTCAACTTTGTCTCATCTATATAGATCCGTCCAAATTTGCAATATAAGTTCTTTTTTTCCAAATGATTGACCTACACCTCCCCTCATCTGCTAAAAAGCCATTTTCGCTCCCTTAATTGAATTTTCTGACTCTGTCCTCAttgatatttatatatgtatgtcttcataaaataaaactcaaaatgtTCAAAACAATCTTGAGTTTTCCCATTTGCAAAGTGATCAAAAGTCACAtgagaaaaaggaaaaaaaaggtAACCAACCTCGACGAAATCGGAGCTTCGACCGGGGTAATGCTGAGCCTCGGGTCGGATCTCGATGTTGCCGGACTCATCCACGATTTCCTGCATGGTATTCTGTATGAACTCATTGAAGGAATCCAGCTGCTGCCTAACCAATCCCTTCTCCTCGAAAAACGCACTTATCACAGCCCATGCATCCTCCTGCGAAATCTCTTGAGATTCGTCGTCCTCATCATAATCCAGATCGATTTCGCTCCGCTCAAATCCGCCGCCATACATCGCAAGCAGCACGAAAAAACGAATCAATCATAAGCTTTTGGTCGTTCCCCGTcgcattaattattaattgataAATGTGGTTTTTCGGTCGACTTTTTGGATATATTTAGTAAATTCCAAATCTGAACCCATTCATACAGGGGGAATCTGGTGCAGATCTATGAAGTCCTATAATGGATTCGGCTTTCCAAATCTTCTGCAAGATTTTCTGTAATATCGGTTGTAATTCTCGTAGTCAATTAATACACGCGACAAATTCTTTTTAACAATACACATATTGTGTTACTCCAAATGTTTCTCTAGCTCGAGCATGCATGCAGAGACTGCCAATTACAATTGGCTGAAAGCATGCATGTGTCGTATACAAACAACATTAATGTTAGAACTAATAAAGTTCTCTCTAACATGCATGCATGTACCTTTTCTTTAATAAAGTTCTCTCTAACATGTATGTACCTTTTCTTGCTGCTGGTAATTTTGCGtgcataaataattttttttacaattaaaaataaattaatttttatatttttaaaagagaATGTTATTTGTATTCCATAAAATGTTAATCACACTAcactttatatatttattttatagatTGATATTATTATCCTTACATGTTCTTTCCTAATTTTGTGATGACAATTTGTAATTTTACACGCTTTTcctattttatttcatttaatgacaaatattatatttaatataaaatacaaatttaatatataaaaaagaaactaattttCAAATTAGAAATGTTTTATAACATAAATCATCTTCAAATATCATCGCATTAGTatgaaagattttattttaaaaatatcccAAATAAGTTATGTCTCGGTCCTACAATCGGTATCAGAGTCAATGTCATGGGTTCGATTCTCATTATTGCAAGGAGTGCAATTATTGAAGGGGAGGTTGTTAGGTGCAataattgtttttgttggtaGAGCGATCGAATCATGGTACTTGGGCTCCTGTATGGTTAAAAAGATTTGAGTTACGTTGCACCATTACCATTAGTTATAGTTTTTGGTACTCATATAGTTAAAAAGATTTGAGTTATGTTGAACCATTACCACTAgttataacttttggtaaaacATCAAGGGATTGTTTCTACAATTTGATTACCAATTTCAaacaaatataatattattagtaAATgaagataatttatttttatttttatttttatttgaaaaacggTATAAAGaatatttgaataaaaaaatacttCCATCTAGAACTTTATCAAATTTTTCTTCGATTTTGAAAATGTTTAAtgaattgaaataaaataataatagtttTCGGTTTCCataatgaaattatttttgTAGATTAATCCGTAATTCTTCGATTCCTTCTGGTCTACTTTCTATTAATAACTATGAGATTCTCATAAGGGcccaacaaaaaaaatattcaaaaaggcGCCGGAGGCCACAAACTCATCCGAAATtggagaattaaataaaaaactttCTCAAATCAAGATAACACTGCTTATGGACCTGAACCGGATGATCTATCCATGACCAGGATGAAGCTTGGGTGaaactaattaaaaataaagtatGAGATAATTCAATCTGGTTAATTAtaagtatatttttatttaatattggatgattaatttgatttaatcaTATAGATTTTAATTTCGATATAACttgatatataaatataacataTTAAAGATTTACACTTAAAGtgaaattgtacaaaatttgattatatgtactattaaattataatatcaaAAGCTttgaatataataataaaactaatatttttttttgaaaaaataataaaactaatAGTTAATATAATATGGGAAAGATTAAGTTTAAATTTTGGAAGATCGATCAAAATTTTGTATATACAGAATggagtgtgtgtatatatataaggGTACATTTGTCAAATAATAGAATAAAAATGTGAAAAGTATGATTAACACTTTTTGgagtataaataaataacactcttcatttcaaaattaaaaaaataaagttaaaaaatgatagttataagtagaaaacaataaatttattgaaatattaaaGGTAGGATATTTTTGTTCTTCCATTATAAAATGgccaatataattttttttttagaatggaCAATGTCATGCATTATTAAACCGTATAGATATCTGAAAAATACATTCTGTTTATaaaactaattttaaaattaattaaattcttaACTCTATATCATTTCGATTATAGAGATAATTTATCTACTGGATCATAAATTAGTAAGCAAAGGATAATTTaggaataaaattttgaattttggatctAATGGATTTCTTTAACAAAACTCAATAAGCCGGATTTATTGGAAGTTCATCCAACTGGAAATTTCTATGTACAAACCCAAAATTTAGTGGGGTTAGAAAATTATTCGAATAGAAATTTTTGCCAATGTCATCATGTCGAGTCTTATCGTCCTTCACAAATCACAACGAATAGTTTCATTTTCTACTACTGATAGTATTAGGTATTAATTAAAAAGAAATAAAGTTAATTTGCATATATTAGAATAATATTACATTTATTGAGTTAATTCTTTGGCCCAAGAGGATGCCCATGTGTTTTGAGAGCACATAGCCCATAAGCAAAAAACTCTATAAATAAGGAAGTTCCTCCACATTTTGAGGGTATGATCTcactttttcttattttttatgttCTAAAAGCTCTCTAGTTTTGTGAGTATATATTTGGGAGTAGatcgctgacttgagcgtcaAAGGATTTTTGCCGGATATTCACGGCAACTCTAATCTCGTATTGTGACGCAAGTGACAACTCTAACATTGTTCAAGTGGATT
It encodes:
- the LOC140890585 gene encoding DNA-directed RNA polymerase II subunit RPB2-like, which encodes MYGGGFERSEIDLDYDEDDESQEISQEDAWAVISAFFEEKGLVRQQLDSFNEFIQNTMQEIVDESGNIEIRPEAQHYPGRSSDFVETIYRINFGQIYLSKPMMTESDGETNTLYPKAARLRNLSYSSPLYVDVNKSIIKRGYDCEEVAETQEFTKVFIGKVPIMLRSSYCSLYRLSEKDLTELGECPYDQGGYFIINGSEKVLLAQEKMSSNHVYVFKKRQPNKYSYVAEVRSVVESQSKVPSSMFVRMLSRSGAKGGSSGQYIRATLPYIRTEIPIIIVFRALGFVADKDILEHICYDFNDVQMMELLRPSLEEAFVIQNQQVALDYIGKRGSTIGVTRDKRIKYAKEILQREMLPHVGTEEYCETKKAYYFGYIIQRLLLCVIGRRPEDDRDHYANKRLDLAGPLLGGLFRTLFRKLIRDVRSHVQKCIENGKDVNLQLAIKAKTITSGLKYSLATGNWGQANAAGTRAGVSQVLNRLTYASTLSHLRRLNSPIGREGKLAKPRQLHNSHWGMMCPAETPEGQACGLVKNLALMVYITVGSAANPILEFLDEWSTENFEEISPAVIPQATKIFVNGSWIGIHRHPELLVKTLKQLRRQVDVNTEVGIIRDIRLKELRLYTDYGRCSRPLFIVEKQRLLIKKKDVLALQQRESHEEYGWHDLVRKGFIEYIDTEEEETTMISMTMNDLLNARRSPSDAYSETYTHCEIHPSLLLGVCASIIPFPDHNQSPRNTYQSAMGKQAMGIYVTNYQLRMDTLAYVLYYPQKPLVTTRAMEHLHFRQLPAGINAVVAIACYTGYNQEDSIIMNQSSIDRGFFRSLFFRSYRDEEKKMGTLVKEDFGCPSPDNTTGMRHGSYDKLDADGFAPPGTRVSGADVIIGKTIPFSQDEAQGQNSKYTRQDRSCSLRHSESGIVDQVLLTTNADGLRFVKVRMRSIRIPQIGDKFSSRHAQKGTIGMTYSQEDMPWTSEGISPDIIVNPHAIPSRMTIGQLIECVMGKVAAQMGKEGDATPFTDVTVDNISKALHKCGYQMRGFERMYNGHTGRILSSLIFLGPTYYQRLKHMVDDKIHSRGRGPMQILTRQPAEGRSRDGGLRFGEMERDCMIAHGAAYFLKERLFDQSDAYRVHVCERCGLIAIANLKKLCFECKSCKNKTDIVQVYVPYACKLLIQELMAMSISTRLLTKDLESIKERKKKGACDDFHFSS